The window AGGACGACGGCCGGAATCCGAGCGCGTCGTTCAAAGACCGGGCTTCGAGCGTGGCATTGGTACGCGCCCTCGAGGATAAGGCGAAATTAATCTGCGGCGCATCGACGGGCAATGCCGCTTCTTCTCTTTCCTGCCTCGCTGGCGGGATAGGTTTTCGCACCATCATTTTCGTTCCGCAGTCCGCCCCTCCCGCCAAGATCGCCCAGATCATGGCCTTCGGGGCCGAGATCATTATGGTCAAGGGAAACTACGACCAGGCATTCGATCTTTGCCTGCAGGCGACAGCCGAGTTCGGCTGGTACAATCGCAATACCGGTTTCAATCCGTTCACGCGCGAGGGGAAAAAGTCGTGCTCGTTTGAAATCTGCGAACAGCTTGGTTGGAAGGTTCCCGACTGGGTCTTCGTTCCCGTCGGCGACGGCAACATCATCAGCGGCATCTGGAAAGGTTTCCGCGACCTGAAGGCGGTCGGGCTTATTGACCGTCTGCCGAAACTCGCCGGGGTCCAGTCGGCGCAGAGTTCCGCCATCGCCGACGCGGTTGCCCGCGGCGGGGGATTGATCCCGATCCGCGCCACCACGATTGCCGATTCCATTGCGGTGGATCTCCCCCGTGACGGGGCGATGGCCGTTCGCGCCATCAGCGAATCGGGCGGGTCGGCGGTCAAAGTCGATGACAAGGAAATTCTCGCAGCGATCGGGACCGTGGCCCGCGGCTGTGGCGTCTTTGGCGAGCCGGCCGGGGTCACCGCCTACGCCGGGGTCGAAGCATTGGCCAGGCAAGGCAGGCTCAAGGCCGACGATCTCTGCGTCGCGATCATCACCGGCAACGGGCTGAAGGATGTTGCCTCGGCCGCCAAGGTCGCGGGTTCGCCCAGCATCATCGAACCGACCATGGACGAACTCAAGAAACTCTACACAAAGAGCGGAGAAAGGAAGTAATTCAATTGTAAACTTTCGTTTCCGTCCATGCTCCCGCTCCAGGTTGCGTGGCGCTCCCTGCCAGGAAGAAATAAACCAAGGCGGCTGCCGGGAAATTTTGACTTTTATACTGTAAGCACCTATAATGAGGCCCTTGTTTTCCTGAAACGCATGCAAAAAAACCGATGGGATGGGGACAAAAAACAAAAATGAAAAAAAATTCCGAGGCAAAAGATAATTTGTACCTGACCGACGCCCAGCTGAAGGCCGAGTTCGCCAAGTGCGAGTTCTGCCAGGAGAAGCCGTGCAAGGACAAATGCCCGGCCGACTGCTCGGCCGCAGACTTCATCATGGCGGCGAAGGTCTTCGCTGCCTCGGACATCAGGCGCTCGGCGGCGCAGATCATGAAGAACAATCCCCTGGGCGGTATCTGCGGCCTGGTATGCCCCGACAAGTTCTGCATGGCCGGCTGCGTGCACAAGAAATTCGACGCGGCGGTCAACATCCCGGCCGTGCAGGCGACCATCATCAGGAAAGCGCGCGAGCAGGGCGGCATCCCCGCCTTCGCCAAGGCGAAAGCCAACCACAAGAAGGTCGCCGTCGTCGGCTCGGGCCCGGCCGGCCTGGGCGCGGCCGCCGTCCTTGCCCAGCAGGGCTATAAGGTCGACATCTTCGAAAAGGAAAAAGTCCCCGGCGGCACCTGCAGCTGGATTCCCGACTTCCGCCTGGATAAGGAGATGCTGGCCCAGGACCTGGAGTTCGCCGTTTCACTGGGCAACGTGGCGGTTTTTCTCAAGTCCAATGTACGCGATCCCGAAACGCTGTTAAAAAAAGGCTATGACGCGGTCCTGGTCGCGGCCGGGCTGACCGTACCCATCCGCCTCGGTCTGAAAAACGAAGAGCTGGCCGTCGTTGGCCTGGATTATTTGAAAAATCCCCGGAAATACAAACTGTCGGGCCGGGTGGCGGTCGTCGGCGGCGGCGCCGTTGCGGCCGACTGCGCCATGGTGGCCAAGGCCAACGGAGCGGCCGGGGTGGAGCTGATCGCCCTGGAAGCGATCGGCGAGATGCCGCTCACCGCCAGGGAGATGGGCGAGCTCCTGGAAAACGGCATCGAAATCTCGGGCCGGACCAAGGTCACCGCCATTCACAAACGGAGCGGCCGGATCGGCGAGCTGGAAACGATGAAGGTGGCGCTGCCGCCGAAAACAACGTTCAGCCCGGCGGCGGTCAGGGAAGTACCGGGAACGGAGCAAACGCGGAAGGACCTGGCTGCGGTCATCATCGCCATCGGCGCCCGCGCCGCCAGGCGCACGTCCGCCAACCCGGCGGTCTTCGTTGCCGGCGACTGCGTGAACGGCCCGACCACGGTGGTGGAAGCGGTCGCCGCCGGCAAGAACGCCGCCCTGGAGATCGACGCCTGGCTGCATCATTTGCAGCCGTCCGCGGTTCCCGGCAAGGTCAAGAGCGTCGTTACGCTGCGCGGCTATGTTGCGGCCCCGGTCTCCCTAGAGAGCGACTTTTTCGGCCGGAAGATATCGACCCCCTTCCTGCTCTCGGCCGCCCCGCCCAGCGACGGCTTCGAGCAGATGAAAAAAGCCTACGAGGCGGGCTGGTCGGGCGGCATCATGAAGACCGCCTTTGACAGCGTCCCCATCCATATCCCGGGCGAATACATGCATGCCTTCAACGAGCTGACCTACGGCAACTGCGACAACGTCTCGGGCCATGCGCTCGACCGCGTCTGCCGCGAGGTCGACCGCCTGGTCAAGCTCTATCCCGACCGCCTGACCATGGCCTCGACCGGCGGCCCGGTAACGGGAGACGACGAGAAGGACAGATCGGCCTGGCAGGGCAACACGCGCAAACTCGAGAATACCGGCGTCATGGGCATCGAGTACAGCCTCTCCTGCCCGCAGGGCGGCGACGGCAGTGAGGGCGACATCGTCTCGCAGAACGCCGCCCTGACCGCCAAGATCGTCGAATGGGTCCTGGTCGGCGGAAGTCCCTACGTGCCGAAGCTT of the Candidatus Aminicenantes bacterium genome contains:
- the thrC gene encoding threonine synthase — encoded protein: MALRHVLGLKCTVCGREHTLRETRYTCNACQSNTEVIYDYELIKKKISRKKLARHRDYSVWRYAPFYPLASLKLIPPQQIGWTPLYHAARLGGPIGLPNLYVKDDGRNPSASFKDRASSVALVRALEDKAKLICGASTGNAASSLSCLAGGIGFRTIIFVPQSAPPAKIAQIMAFGAEIIMVKGNYDQAFDLCLQATAEFGWYNRNTGFNPFTREGKKSCSFEICEQLGWKVPDWVFVPVGDGNIISGIWKGFRDLKAVGLIDRLPKLAGVQSAQSSAIADAVARGGGLIPIRATTIADSIAVDLPRDGAMAVRAISESGGSAVKVDDKEILAAIGTVARGCGVFGEPAGVTAYAGVEALARQGRLKADDLCVAIITGNGLKDVASAAKVAGSPSIIEPTMDELKKLYTKSGERK
- a CDS encoding FAD-dependent oxidoreductase, producing the protein MKKNSEAKDNLYLTDAQLKAEFAKCEFCQEKPCKDKCPADCSAADFIMAAKVFAASDIRRSAAQIMKNNPLGGICGLVCPDKFCMAGCVHKKFDAAVNIPAVQATIIRKAREQGGIPAFAKAKANHKKVAVVGSGPAGLGAAAVLAQQGYKVDIFEKEKVPGGTCSWIPDFRLDKEMLAQDLEFAVSLGNVAVFLKSNVRDPETLLKKGYDAVLVAAGLTVPIRLGLKNEELAVVGLDYLKNPRKYKLSGRVAVVGGGAVAADCAMVAKANGAAGVELIALEAIGEMPLTAREMGELLENGIEISGRTKVTAIHKRSGRIGELETMKVALPPKTTFSPAAVREVPGTEQTRKDLAAVIIAIGARAARRTSANPAVFVAGDCVNGPTTVVEAVAAGKNAALEIDAWLHHLQPSAVPGKVKSVVTLRGYVAAPVSLESDFFGRKISTPFLLSAAPPSDGFEQMKKAYEAGWSGGIMKTAFDSVPIHIPGEYMHAFNELTYGNCDNVSGHALDRVCREVDRLVKLYPDRLTMASTGGPVTGDDEKDRSAWQGNTRKLENTGVMGIEYSLSCPQGGDGSEGDIVSQNAALTAKIVEWVLVGGSPYVPKLFKLTAAVTSIAAIVNAIKKVLARHPEKKAGITLANTFPTLAFRPGAKPEWEEGVIVGMSGAGVTPISNLTLASVANLGVTVSGNGGPMDYRAATHFLALGARTVQFCTIVMKHGYGIFNDLVNGTSSLMKERGIASMDKLIGIALPYPVIDFMGLSAEKKISSCDGGLCLSCGNCGRCPYQAITLDEEKHPLTDAAKCIGCSICVQKCFSGALSMRERTVEEKAALKED